A portion of the Harpia harpyja isolate bHarHar1 chromosome 15, bHarHar1 primary haplotype, whole genome shotgun sequence genome contains these proteins:
- the LOC128152024 gene encoding interleukin-17F-like has protein sequence MAFASYTAVFRSLLLVLVLALAVRSSPRGRVVHPRSSKDGGSVRLSEDCLNQKGLKFPTTVKVDIHISNSDHAFRMVHDVRNRSLAPWDYRLDEDPNRFPQVIADAKCRLSGCVNALGQLDHSLNSVPIQQEILVLRREQRGCLPTYRLEKKVITVGCTCAVPVIYHQS, from the exons ATGGCTTTTGCCAGCTACACTGCAGTG TTCAGATCACTGCTCTTGGTGCTGGTTCTAGCACTCGCCGTGAGGAGCTCACCGCGTGGGAGGGTAGTTCATCCTCGATCCAGCAAGGACGGTGGGTCTGTGAGGCTTAGTGAAGATTGCCTGAACCAAAAGGGTCTCAAATTCCCTACAACGGTGAAAGTTGACATTCATATCAGCAATTCAGATCATGCCTTTCGGATGGTCCATGATGTCAGGAACAGGTCTCTTGCTCCTTGGGATTACAG gctcGACGAGGACCCCAACCGCTTCCCGCAAGTGATCGCTGACGCCAAGTGCCGCCTCTCCGGCTGCGTGAATGCACTGGGGCAGCTGGACCACAGCCTCAACTCCGTCCCCATCCAACAGGAGATCCTCGTCCTCCGGCGGGAGCAGCGGGGCTGCCTGCCCACCTACCGCCTGGAGAAGAAAGTCATCACTGTGGGCTGCACGTGCGCCGTCCCAGTCATCTACCACCAGTCCTAG